In a single window of the Methanofollis ethanolicus genome:
- the hxlA gene encoding 3-hexulose-6-phosphate synthase — MTRPTLQVALDILELHRAARIAREAVAGGADWIEVGTPLIKSEGMAAVRELRSAFPHQVIVADMKIADTGTMEVEMAAKAGANIVCVLADADDSVIAECVRAARLYGVKIMADLIHVADPVGRAKDLEVLGVDIVNAHVGIDQQMLGRSSVDLLRTLAGSVSIQLAVAGGLDAATAAEAVRAGADIVIVGGWIVKSGDVESSAKKIRAAIDDPSIVPEKKASPDEEIRSLLMQVSAPNVTDAMHRKGAMTGLFPLTRGVKFAGPAVTVQTFAGDWAKPVEAIDLCRPGDVLVINNDGRTHVAPWGELATHSAKVQGVAGVIIDGAVRDVDDIRAMQYPLFARACVPNAGEAKGFGEINAEIACCGQQVRPGDWIIADESGVVVIPKERAYEIARRALEVKKNEERVRAEIARGSTLAQVQELYKWEKK; from the coding sequence ATGACACGTCCGACGCTCCAGGTGGCGCTCGATATCCTCGAACTGCACCGGGCCGCCCGGATCGCGAGGGAAGCGGTCGCGGGCGGCGCCGACTGGATCGAGGTGGGCACCCCTCTGATCAAGAGCGAGGGAATGGCGGCGGTGCGCGAACTCCGCAGCGCCTTCCCCCACCAGGTGATCGTTGCGGACATGAAGATCGCCGACACCGGCACGATGGAAGTTGAGATGGCGGCCAAGGCCGGGGCGAACATCGTCTGCGTCCTTGCCGACGCCGACGACTCGGTCATCGCCGAATGCGTCCGGGCGGCACGGCTGTACGGCGTGAAGATCATGGCCGACCTGATCCATGTCGCCGACCCGGTGGGGCGGGCGAAGGACCTCGAAGTCCTCGGCGTCGACATCGTCAACGCCCATGTCGGGATCGACCAGCAGATGCTCGGCAGGAGTTCGGTCGACCTCCTCCGCACCCTTGCAGGATCGGTCTCCATCCAGCTCGCGGTCGCGGGCGGCCTCGACGCGGCGACCGCGGCCGAGGCCGTGCGGGCCGGGGCCGATATCGTCATCGTCGGCGGCTGGATCGTCAAGTCTGGCGACGTCGAAAGCTCGGCGAAGAAGATCAGGGCGGCGATCGACGACCCCTCGATCGTCCCCGAGAAGAAGGCGTCCCCCGACGAGGAGATCAGGTCCCTCCTGATGCAGGTCTCGGCGCCCAACGTCACCGACGCCATGCACCGGAAAGGGGCGATGACCGGCCTTTTCCCCCTCACCAGGGGCGTGAAGTTCGCCGGCCCCGCGGTGACTGTCCAGACCTTTGCGGGCGACTGGGCAAAGCCTGTGGAGGCGATCGACCTCTGTCGTCCCGGAGACGTCCTGGTGATCAACAACGACGGCCGGACCCATGTCGCCCCCTGGGGCGAACTCGCCACCCACTCGGCAAAGGTCCAGGGTGTCGCCGGCGTCATCATCGACGGCGCCGTCCGCGACGTCGACGACATCAGGGCGATGCAGTACCCCCTCTTCGCCCGCGCCTGCGTCCCGAACGCCGGGGAGGCGAAAGGCTTCGGCGAGATCAACGCCGAGATCGCCTGCTGCGGCCAGCAGGTCAGGCCCGGCGACTGGATCATCGCGGACGAGAGCGGTGTCGTCGTCATCCCGAAGGAGCGGGCCTACGAGATCGCCCGCCGCGCCCTCGAAGTGAAGAAAAACGAGGAGCGGGTGCGGGCGGAGATCGCACGCGGGAGCACCCTCGCGCAGGTGCAGGAACTGTATAAGTGGGAGAAGAAGTGA
- the gpmA gene encoding 2,3-diphosphoglycerate-dependent phosphoglycerate mutase: MIKLVLLRHGESVWNRENRFTGWTDVDLSEKGVEEAHEAGRVLREEGYTFDCAFTSVLKRAVRTLWIVLDETDLMWIPVTRSWRLNERHYGALQGLNKAEMAAKYGDEQVFIWRRSYATQPPALDRDDDRHPAHDRRYAGIPEAAATGTECLKDTVGRFLPYWEEEIVPALKAGKRVLIAAHGNSLRALVKHLDAIPDDEIAHLNIPTGIPLVYELDDDLTPLRHYYLGDPAKVKAAIEGVKKQGTAKK; encoded by the coding sequence ATGATCAAACTCGTCCTATTACGGCATGGTGAGAGTGTCTGGAACAGGGAAAACCGGTTCACCGGGTGGACCGACGTCGACCTCTCGGAAAAAGGGGTGGAGGAGGCGCACGAAGCAGGCCGCGTCCTGCGGGAGGAGGGCTACACCTTCGACTGCGCCTTCACCTCGGTCCTGAAGAGGGCGGTCCGCACTCTCTGGATCGTCCTCGACGAGACCGACCTGATGTGGATCCCGGTGACGCGCTCCTGGCGGCTGAACGAGCGCCACTACGGCGCCCTCCAGGGCCTGAACAAGGCCGAGATGGCGGCGAAGTACGGCGACGAGCAGGTCTTCATCTGGCGGCGGAGTTATGCGACGCAGCCGCCGGCGCTCGACCGGGACGACGACCGCCACCCGGCCCACGACCGCCGGTACGCGGGGATCCCTGAGGCCGCGGCCACGGGGACGGAGTGTCTGAAGGACACGGTCGGACGTTTCCTCCCGTACTGGGAGGAGGAGATCGTCCCGGCCCTGAAGGCGGGGAAGAGGGTGCTCATCGCCGCCCACGGGAACTCTCTCCGGGCCCTCGTGAAGCACCTCGACGCCATCCCGGACGACGAGATCGCGCACCTGAACATCCCGACAGGCATCCCCCTGGTCTACGAACTCGACGACGACCTGACGCCCCTGCGCCACTACTACCTCGGCGACCCGGCGAAGGTGAAGGCGGCGATCGAGGGCGTCAAGAAGCAGGGGACGGCAAAAAAATAA
- a CDS encoding cobyrinate a,c-diamide synthase — MIPAIVIAGTHSGCGKTTLACGVMAALRARGLVVQPFKVGPDFIDPSHHTAICGRPCRNLDPFMMGEEGVVRTFASASAGADIAVIEGVMGLYDGLEGGDLGSTAHVAKALGAPVVLVADVGGMSRSAHALVRGYTSFDPAVHFAGVIFNRVGSPRHRQMIEEELSVPALGWVPTEKAKAVSSRHLGLAMAGEASMAAFGAVCEEHCDLDALIAAAASVPAAVPAPAAAGDSPRVRLGVARDAAFCFYYQDNLDLLRRAGADLVFFSPLVDPLPDVDGLYLGGGYPELHAAALSRAPCTCAVGTAAADGMPVYAECGGLIYLCERLSSDADYPMAGVLPADARMNTRFQALGYVEAECTGTSPLLPAGLTFRGHEFHYSSVDPAADARFALRLARGKGIGDGRDGLSEHAVLAGYSHAYMTERFARAFCTALDRWRRER, encoded by the coding sequence ATGATCCCGGCAATCGTCATCGCAGGCACCCACTCCGGCTGCGGCAAGACCACCCTCGCGTGCGGCGTCATGGCGGCGCTGCGGGCGCGTGGCCTCGTCGTCCAGCCCTTCAAGGTCGGCCCGGACTTCATCGACCCCTCGCACCACACCGCGATCTGCGGCCGCCCCTGCAGGAACCTCGACCCCTTCATGATGGGGGAGGAGGGCGTGGTGCGGACCTTCGCATCGGCATCGGCAGGCGCGGACATCGCCGTCATCGAGGGCGTGATGGGGCTGTACGACGGCCTGGAGGGCGGCGACCTCGGCTCCACCGCGCACGTGGCGAAGGCCCTCGGAGCGCCGGTGGTGCTCGTTGCCGACGTCGGCGGCATGTCGCGGAGCGCCCACGCCCTCGTCCGCGGCTACACCTCCTTCGACCCCGCGGTGCATTTTGCCGGCGTGATCTTCAACAGGGTCGGGAGCCCCCGCCACAGGCAGATGATCGAGGAAGAACTCTCCGTCCCGGCCCTGGGCTGGGTGCCGACAGAGAAGGCGAAGGCCGTCTCCAGCCGCCACCTCGGCCTTGCGATGGCCGGAGAGGCGAGCATGGCCGCCTTCGGTGCGGTCTGCGAGGAACACTGCGACCTTGACGCCCTCATCGCCGCGGCCGCCTCGGTCCCCGCGGCCGTCCCGGCCCCGGCCGCCGCCGGCGACTCCCCCCGCGTCCGCCTCGGCGTGGCGCGTGACGCCGCCTTCTGCTTCTACTACCAGGACAACCTCGACCTCCTGCGGCGTGCCGGAGCCGACCTGGTCTTTTTCTCCCCTCTCGTCGACCCCCTCCCCGACGTCGACGGCCTGTACCTCGGCGGCGGTTACCCCGAACTCCACGCGGCGGCCCTCTCCCGCGCCCCCTGCACATGTGCGGTCGGGACCGCCGCGGCGGACGGAATGCCCGTCTATGCCGAGTGCGGCGGCCTCATCTATCTCTGCGAACGCCTCTCCTCCGACGCAGACTATCCCATGGCCGGCGTCCTCCCGGCCGACGCCCGGATGAATACGCGTTTCCAGGCCCTCGGCTACGTGGAGGCCGAGTGCACCGGCACCTCCCCCCTCCTCCCTGCCGGCCTCACCTTCAGGGGCCACGAGTTCCACTACTCCTCCGTCGACCCGGCGGCCGACGCCCGCTTCGCTCTCCGCCTCGCCCGCGGCAAAGGGATAGGCGACGGGCGGGACGGCCTTTCCGAGCACGCCGTCCTTGCCGGCTACAGCCATGCCTACATGACGGAGCGCTTTGCCCGGGCCTTCTGCACCGCCCTGGACCGGTGGCGGCGGGAACGGTGA
- a CDS encoding PaeR7I family type II restriction endonuclease: MLVVKHHPDGKKELVAVLELKSQKGPSFGNTINNRTEEVLGSAHDLWTAYREGAFRTSPSPWLGYLLLLEDCEKSRKSVRNNEPHFEVFPEFKNASYGERYHQTCLRLVRERVYSEVCYLLADKEEKMKAGNYSEPDESLSGARFLRSLCSHLNNFYELT; the protein is encoded by the coding sequence CTGCTTGTCGTCAAACACCATCCTGACGGGAAGAAGGAACTGGTTGCTGTTCTCGAACTGAAGTCTCAGAAAGGGCCGTCTTTCGGGAACACCATCAACAACAGGACTGAGGAAGTGCTGGGGAGTGCACATGACCTCTGGACGGCCTACCGTGAGGGTGCGTTCAGGACCTCGCCGTCTCCGTGGTTGGGGTATCTGCTCCTGCTGGAGGACTGTGAGAAGTCCCGGAAGAGCGTGAGAAATAACGAACCGCACTTCGAGGTCTTCCCTGAGTTTAAGAACGCCTCCTATGGTGAACGCTATCATCAGACCTGTTTAAGGCTGGTGCGGGAGCGGGTCTATTCTGAGGTGTGCTATCTGCTGGCAGACAAGGAAGAGAAGATGAAGGCCGGGAATTATTCTGAGCCTGATGAGTCGTTGTCCGGGGCGCGGTTCCTGCGGTCGCTCTGCTCGCATCTGAATAATTTTTATGAACTGACGTGA